The following proteins come from a genomic window of Myroides odoratus DSM 2801:
- a CDS encoding EamA family transporter, which yields MSEKRTAISAALTSIMCVQGGASLAKRLFPVLGPAGASSLRIGLSAILLLLINRPNFKALTKQQWLCCLGYGVSIGGMNLLFYFAIERVPLGLGVTVEFVGPLLLALFLSRKVLDVLWALLACAGILLIVPWKSNNVDLIGLGMAFTAGMFWVGYIVMGSKVSKLIDGRTAVTIGTLFAAMIIVPVGIASGGLVHLTLNLFLLGLAVAILSSALPFTLDLVAMKRMPAKSFSILTSLHPAFAALSGLLFLGEALSLIQWLSVACVVFASIGTTITSNKVS from the coding sequence ATGAGTGAAAAAAGAACTGCTATTTCAGCCGCTTTGACTTCTATAATGTGTGTGCAAGGTGGTGCGTCTTTAGCAAAAAGGCTGTTTCCTGTTTTAGGACCAGCAGGTGCAAGCTCCTTGCGCATTGGTTTATCCGCTATCTTGTTATTACTTATCAATAGACCTAATTTTAAAGCATTAACCAAACAACAATGGTTGTGCTGCTTAGGGTATGGGGTAAGCATTGGAGGAATGAACTTACTGTTTTATTTTGCAATTGAACGAGTACCCTTAGGTTTGGGGGTGACCGTAGAATTTGTAGGTCCATTGCTTTTAGCCTTATTTTTATCGAGAAAAGTACTGGATGTGCTTTGGGCTTTACTCGCTTGTGCAGGAATCTTGTTGATTGTGCCTTGGAAGAGTAATAATGTGGATCTAATCGGACTAGGCATGGCTTTTACAGCGGGGATGTTTTGGGTCGGTTATATTGTTATGGGAAGCAAGGTGTCTAAATTGATTGATGGACGAACTGCGGTTACTATTGGAACACTATTTGCCGCAATGATTATCGTTCCTGTAGGGATTGCCTCTGGAGGATTGGTTCATCTTACGCTCAATCTTTTTTTATTGGGATTGGCCGTAGCTATTTTATCTAGCGCACTTCCTTTTACGTTGGATTTGGTAGCCATGAAGCGCATGCCTGCAAAGAGCTTTAGTATTTTAACTAGTTTACATCCTGCATTTGCCGCTTTAAGCGGATTATTGTTCTTAGGAGAAGCATTGAGTTTGATTCAGTGGTTGTCCGTGGCTTGTGTTGTTTTTGCAAGTATAGGAACGACAATAACTTCAAATAAAGTTAGTTAG